A stretch of the Mycobacterium shigaense genome encodes the following:
- the tatB gene encoding Sec-independent protein translocase protein TatB, with amino-acid sequence MFSNLSWEHIMVLVVVGLVILGPERLPGAIRWTSNALRQARDYLSGMTSQLRQDLGPEFDDLRAPLSELQKLRGMTPRAALTKHLLDGDDSFLTGNFERPANGTAQPANGQGNGAHAEVPQHAPGQTPFDTDAT; translated from the coding sequence ATGTTTTCGAATCTCAGCTGGGAGCACATCATGGTGCTCGTCGTGGTCGGCCTGGTCATTCTCGGGCCGGAGCGGCTCCCGGGCGCCATCCGGTGGACGTCGAACGCGCTGCGCCAGGCGCGCGACTACCTCAGCGGCATGACCAGCCAACTGCGCCAGGACCTCGGGCCCGAGTTCGACGACCTGCGTGCCCCGCTCAGCGAGCTGCAGAAGCTGCGTGGCATGACGCCGCGCGCCGCGCTGACCAAGCACCTGCTCGACGGCGACGATTCGTTCCTCACCGGCAACTTCGAGCGGCCGGCCAACGGGACGGCGCAGCCGGCGAACGGGCAGGGCAACGGCGCCCACGCAGAGGTGCCCCAACACGCGCCAGGGCAAACGCCGTTCGACACCGACGCGACGTAG